One Lujinxingia vulgaris DNA segment encodes these proteins:
- a CDS encoding IS4/Tn5 family transposase DNA-binding protein: MADLTLSDELQDVDLGDKRRNERYVRIAGRLAAQPD; this comes from the coding sequence ATGGCAGATCTGACGTTGAGCGATGAACTCCAGGACGTGGATCTGGGCGATAAACGGCGCAACGAGCGCTATGTCAGAATCGCCGGACGACTGGCCGCGCAACCCGATAA